Genomic DNA from Schistosoma haematobium chromosome 1, whole genome shotgun sequence:
AATACTGAGAATAACTTCTGAAATCTAGGTGATTTATCGAAGAATATGTGTAGCATCCACTGTTAGATTCATATTGGCTGAAGTATGGTGATCAGGTAGTATTCTAAGTTATAAGCATAAGGCCTCGATGTCAGGTAATTATGGTATGAATGCTTAAGATTCTTCAGACGAATAACTTCCACACTAGCAAAGAAAGAAGCTTCGAGTTAAACGTCGATAATTTAAGTCCCACGATGTGACGATATTCCCCTTATCATTATCGCGATCACTCTTTAAACACATACTTCGAGTTTGAAAAATTTTGCTCACGAACCTTTCATATTAGCGTAAATTGATAGATACAGTAGTCTATTAATGATGAGAGACAACataaatatatcaaaatttCCAGATGGATAGTGTAGTAGGAGTTAGAACTAAGAAAGTGAGCACTGGCAGAAATTATTACCTTCGTCGTGATATTGGAGAATGTCCTCTTTGGTTCACTGGAAACTGGATTCTCCCAGGAGATGACCGACGACGTGACTGACTTTGTAGGgatcgtatgaattccgtagaTGGGAGAAATGGCAGCACGGACTGGTAGCCTGATACCCCGTAGGGGTAGCCCGACGCAGTAGCAGCACTGGCTATTTCTGAAGAGTGAAAGGAAGAAAATTGATCGTAATCAGCATGACGGTGACCGTTGTATGACGAATCCCTATTACTGTGACGAGGAGAACTTCGACGCCTAAATGAGCCCCTGCCACTTGATCGACCACCATGAAACGCTGACCCGATAGCTGAATTTAAATGAAGACGAAGCCGTGTTACGTTGTACAATTAATTCGTAGTCCATCTTTCGAATACGTTTAAAACAGTGCTTACCGCTTTTAGTACGACCACCGTGCGCGAACTCGACTCTGATTCTTGAGCCACAAACGTTGATACCATTAAGAGATCTTACTGCTTTCTCGGCATCCGATGACTTTACATATTCAGCGAACGCGAATCCTGGTGGGTTTCTGGCAACCCACACATCAACTACTTCACCACACTTAGACAACTCGCGGACTAAATCATCTTTAAGGACATTTTCTACTAAACCACCGATATATAACTTCCGACATTTTCCTGGAGAGCTAAGACGTCAGGACATAGACTTACCTTGGAAACCTGAAGACATGTTTGACACAGTGGCGCCAAAAGCCCTCGAGGTGAAATGTAAAGTCGTAGGACAAGAAAACAAATTATCTAAGAAGGTTATGAGGGAAATATAAGGAGCTTATAATTGATGGTCAGGAATATTTTTCGTAACTTCATTTAGATCAACACCTACGTTTTTTGGTCCTAAAGTCGGTTTAAGAGTGTTTTTGCGTGGGGATTGTATATaatattcaaatggttcaaatggttgtggacggaatagaagaagctttcgcttaacaggcttccgtgtctagtagcaggggatcaccaaatcctccaggcaggaacctaggtatgttaacaataaaagaggaaaagaaattggtaaatcatagtgcgatgctgtccttggtccttaagaataggtcaagttgcctcttgaaggactcctgagaagtcgcttggactagctcggccggcagcgaattccagcttttgacaactcttaaggagtagaagttgtgtctacattccgtcttgctatgttgtgtttccagtttctgggtgttaccccttaggttattgttcgaactaagcttaagtaggtgtttaagaggatgtccagaagtgttaagaatactataagccattaataaatcacctctaagacgcctatattctagtgggtaaaggtctagtgaacggaggcgttcttcgtaaggcttagatttgagtcctcgaactgatttcgtggctcgccgttggatacgctccaaagtgaccttatccttttggagtgagggggggagtactatgtttccgtactctaaatggggacggatgaaactattgaagattgtgtggaaagttcttccgtcaaactgaccaaaaatgcgcctcaacgttaccagtgcaaggtttgctcggaaggcatttttgtcacagttagcgtaagactttaagtcatggggcaccaggactcctaaatcttttcgacttgggatactactagagaggagtttcctaagttgtaactgtagtttgcgacatgtcgcagatggactactttacacttagaagtgttaaaggtaagtccgttatcgtctgcccaactatgaagtcgagtcagatcctcttgaagagcctgtatatcgtcttggttgcgtatctctctccaaagtttcacgtcgtcggcaaaaagtaataagtctgacgttacctgttgaggaagatcatttatgtaaatcaagaagagaagaggccctagtactgagccctggggaccccactagaacattccatagcttgagataaagtgaaattaaccctaaccttaaagtgtcgatttttaggtatgaagtaagccagtcgattagaggtggtttgatacctagtcgtttgagcttgttgataagacacaagtggttaaccttatcaaaagcttttgagaaatcaaggtaaatgacatcaacctttcccttgcgatcgaggatgcttgtccatctgtccaccgcagtcagcaggttggttatacaagagtaacccttcctgaaaccatgctgttggggtgagaagaaatttaaggacagtaggtagtcatttaaaccgtcgcatatcagggactccatgagttttgaaggtaacgaCAGAAGAGCTACCggccggtaacttgaaggttcattgcgtcgaccacctttgaaaattggtgtgatgtgagccaacttccaattttccggtagtttgcctcggctaagcgagtgtgaaaacatcacgctaagcggcgttgccaggattgaggctgcctccctcagtatggcaggatgaaccatatccgggccaggagaagtgtcaagtcgtaagtgctgcagtttccggaacaccaagtcagcgcttaggtccacttcagaaagtcctgtggaattgcagatgaaactgtcgtcaataaagttgatatcagccggttgaaatgtttgagagtaatgggccgccagaaggttagcggcgtcgccatcgttgttggtcgggccgttaggacctagcagttgagaaactcctgttttggcttgacgaagagaggctgcataacggaataggcttctagggttagaggcgaatttgtccataagctttgtttggtactgaagcctgtcttctcttatagccttcgtgcatgtgttcctgatatgtttgtattgcctatacgctccatcgtcaTAGGGGTTATAATCCTTTAACGATGATAACCAAAGTAAGTGGGAATGTTTAAATAA
This window encodes:
- the TPRG1L_1 gene encoding Tumor protein p63 regulated (EggNog:ENOG410VK6K~COG:A) — encoded protein: MSSGFQGKCRKLYIGGLVENVLKDDLVRELSKCGEVVDVWVARNPPGFAFAEYVKSSDAEKAVRSLNGINVCGSRIRVEFAHGGRTKSAIGSAFHGGRSSGRGSFRRRSSPRHSNRDSSYNGHRHADYDQFSSFHSSEIASAATASGYPYGVSGYQSVLPFLPSTEFIRSLQSQSRRRSSPGRIQFPVNQRGHSPISRRRSRSPLGVPVGRPRGRSPLEYNGRSMSRHLDMRGRGGYTDFSRSRIPRGPRTTYSPPFVREINGRHDESRGRRGRDDRRRR